Proteins from a single region of Pseudomonadota bacterium:
- a CDS encoding glycosyltransferase family 2 protein — protein sequence MISAERVPVSVVIPCYRCHESISSAVWSIVNQTVKPAEIILVEDFSDDRGRTLAAIEGIRSELNELIRIIVLRLPENRGAGAARNAGWSAAGQNFIAFLDADDTWHPQKLEIQIAWMLAHPTYALTCHDSEISRGDIPPNYTLEAIKVQKVSLLLMLLRNEIATRTVVVRRQIAQRFPLGARRAEDYQLWLRLLLSGGYSMRICAPLAQSYKDDFGVGGLSKNLLAMHKSILCCFGDLRRDRLISSGLYYFLVAFGVLKYWRRVVVMTLRRFKTT from the coding sequence ATGATCTCCGCAGAGCGGGTACCAGTGAGTGTCGTTATACCTTGTTATCGGTGTCACGAATCTATTTCGTCTGCTGTCTGGTCTATTGTCAATCAAACAGTTAAGCCCGCGGAGATTATTCTAGTCGAAGACTTTAGTGATGATAGAGGTAGAACGCTTGCTGCGATTGAAGGGATTAGATCTGAGTTGAACGAATTGATCCGAATCATAGTTTTGCGTCTACCAGAGAATCGAGGTGCAGGTGCGGCACGTAACGCCGGTTGGTCGGCTGCTGGTCAGAATTTCATAGCTTTTTTGGACGCTGATGATACGTGGCATCCTCAAAAGTTAGAAATTCAGATTGCTTGGATGTTGGCGCACCCGACTTATGCACTCACTTGTCATGATTCAGAGATTTCGCGCGGAGACATACCTCCAAATTATACGTTGGAAGCTATCAAGGTGCAGAAAGTGTCACTACTACTAATGTTGTTAAGAAATGAAATTGCGACGCGAACAGTAGTAGTTAGGCGTCAAATAGCGCAACGATTCCCTCTTGGAGCTCGTCGTGCGGAGGATTATCAATTATGGCTGAGGTTATTGCTCAGTGGTGGTTATTCCATGAGGATTTGTGCGCCTCTTGCGCAGTCATACAAAGATGACTTTGGTGTTGGTGGATTGTCTAAAAATCTGTTGGCGATGCATAAGAGTATTTTGTGCTGTTTCGGGGATCTGCGCAGGGATCGATTAATATCAAGCGGGCTATACTATTTTCTAGTTGCCTTTGGAGTACTCAAATATTGGCGACGAGTAGTCGTGATGACCCTCAGGCGTTTTAAAACAACTTGA